Proteins encoded together in one Marinobacter salsuginis window:
- a CDS encoding LutB/LldF family L-lactate oxidation iron-sulfur protein, which produces MSQRIPVTELTPGFRGRAEEALTDGQLRNNFRVAMDSLMTKRANAFPDADEREGLRELGNRLKAGALSRLPDLLEQLEKKLTENGVKVHWAETVEEANELVHGIIEARKGSQVVKGKSMVSEEMEMNDYLAERGIECLESDMGEYIVQLDNEKPSHIIMPAIHKNARQVSKLFHDKLGEPETEDVNQLIQIGRRTLRRKFMDADVGVSGVNFAIAETGTLLLVENEGNGRMSTTAPPVHIAVTGIEKVVPNLRDVVPLVSLLTRSALGQPITTYVNLISGPRKPDELDGPEEVHLVLLDNGRTGAFADAQMRQTLNCIRCGACMNHCPVYTRVGGHTYGEVYPGPIGKIITPHMAGLDKVPDHPSASSLCGACGEVCPVKIPIPELLQRLRQENVKDPEQPQQVKGGGAKYSRTERWIWRGWQMLNTRPALYRSFLWAATRFRALAPKKAGPWTENHSAPVPARRSLHDLAARHLDQNGGRPS; this is translated from the coding sequence ATGAGCCAGCGTATTCCGGTGACCGAGCTGACTCCGGGCTTCCGGGGGCGTGCCGAAGAAGCCCTGACGGATGGGCAGCTGCGAAACAATTTCCGGGTGGCCATGGACTCGCTCATGACCAAGCGGGCCAACGCGTTTCCCGATGCCGATGAGCGTGAGGGGCTGCGGGAACTGGGTAACCGGCTCAAGGCCGGGGCCCTGTCGCGGTTGCCGGATCTGCTGGAGCAGCTGGAAAAGAAACTCACTGAAAACGGCGTCAAGGTTCACTGGGCGGAGACGGTCGAGGAAGCCAACGAACTGGTGCACGGCATCATCGAAGCCCGCAAGGGCAGCCAGGTGGTAAAAGGCAAGTCCATGGTCAGCGAAGAGATGGAGATGAACGACTATCTGGCGGAGCGGGGCATCGAATGCCTGGAATCCGACATGGGGGAGTACATTGTCCAGCTCGATAATGAAAAGCCGTCCCACATTATCATGCCGGCGATCCATAAGAACGCCCGGCAGGTGTCGAAGCTGTTTCACGACAAGCTGGGGGAGCCGGAGACCGAAGACGTCAATCAACTGATCCAGATCGGCCGGCGAACCCTTCGTCGGAAATTCATGGACGCGGATGTGGGTGTATCCGGAGTGAACTTCGCCATCGCCGAAACTGGCACCCTGTTGCTGGTGGAAAACGAGGGCAACGGTCGCATGAGCACCACGGCACCGCCGGTTCACATTGCGGTAACGGGCATTGAAAAAGTGGTGCCGAACCTGAGGGATGTGGTGCCGCTGGTTTCCCTGCTCACCCGTTCGGCCCTGGGGCAGCCCATTACCACCTATGTGAACCTGATATCCGGTCCCCGCAAACCGGACGAACTGGACGGCCCGGAGGAAGTGCACCTGGTGCTGCTGGATAACGGCCGTACCGGCGCCTTTGCCGATGCCCAGATGCGTCAGACCCTGAACTGCATCCGCTGCGGCGCCTGTATGAACCACTGCCCGGTGTATACCCGGGTGGGCGGCCACACCTACGGTGAGGTATACCCCGGCCCCATCGGCAAGATCATCACACCGCATATGGCTGGCCTCGACAAGGTGCCAGACCACCCAAGCGCCTCCTCCCTGTGCGGGGCCTGCGGTGAGGTCTGCCCGGTCAAGATTCCGATTCCCGAGCTGCTTCAGCGTTTACGGCAGGAAAATGTGAAGGATCCGGAGCAGCCGCAGCAGGTGAAAGGTGGCGGCGCCAAGTATTCCCGGACGGAGCGCTGGATCTGGCGCGGCTGGCAGATGCTGAATACCCGGCCGGCGCTGTATCGCAGTTTTCTCTGGGCAGCGACCCGATTCCGGGCGCTGGCCCCGAAAAAAGCCGGCCCCTGGACCGAAAATCACAGTGCACCGGTGCCCGCCCGCCGCTCCCTGCATGATCTGGCGGCCCGGCATCTTGACCAGAACGGAGGTCGACCATCATGA
- a CDS encoding LutC/YkgG family protein: MTARANILGKLRSSLVGTTPRPDEFDEALVTAPWRYAPEDRIARLRSLMEAVHTEVHQCGSDNWPELVAELLNKRNLTNLLCAPSIEHGRALQAYFEATEQTIELLAYDQPVEAWKEELFWNVDASLTGTLGGIAATGTVVLWPDRHEPRLMSLVPPVHIALLKASEIHDNLYDMMVSQDWAAGLPTNVLLVSGPSKTADIEQVLAYGAHGPRELIVLVLEDL, translated from the coding sequence ATGACTGCCCGCGCAAATATCCTTGGGAAGTTGAGAAGCAGTCTCGTTGGCACGACGCCCCGCCCCGACGAGTTCGATGAGGCTCTGGTTACGGCCCCCTGGCGGTACGCGCCGGAGGACCGGATCGCCCGGTTGCGTAGCCTGATGGAAGCGGTCCACACGGAAGTGCATCAGTGCGGCTCTGACAACTGGCCGGAACTGGTGGCCGAACTTCTGAACAAACGCAACCTCACCAACCTGTTGTGCGCCCCGTCGATAGAACATGGCCGGGCGCTGCAGGCTTACTTCGAGGCCACGGAGCAGACGATCGAGTTATTGGCCTACGATCAGCCGGTGGAAGCGTGGAAGGAAGAGCTGTTCTGGAATGTGGATGCCAGCCTGACCGGCACCCTGGGTGGTATTGCTGCCACCGGTACAGTCGTGCTCTGGCCGGATCGCCACGAACCGCGGTTGATGAGTTTGGTACCTCCAGTCCACATTGCCCTGCTCAAGGCCAGCGAGATTCACGACAATCTGTATGACATGATGGTGTCTCAGGACTGGGCAGCCGGGCTGCCCACCAATGTCCTGTTGGTGTCCGGCCCGTCCAAGACCGCGGACATCGAACAGGTGCTGGCTTATGGCGCTCACGGGCCTCGTGAGCTCATCGTGCTGGTGTTGGAGGACCTATGA
- a CDS encoding FAD-binding and (Fe-S)-binding domain-containing protein, whose protein sequence is MSFSAATLADIRQRIPENRVFNDPVSTLAFGTDASFYRLIPKVVVRVQEEAEVVDLLAIARNHKVPVTFRAAGTSLSGQAISDSILIVLGDQWNGHDIRAEGRQIRLQPGVIGAQANAWLAPKGFKIGPDPASINACKIGGIVANNASGMCCGTAQNSYHTLAGMRLVLADGTVLDTEDPTSVSAFRESHGDLLAALKKLAINTRENPELAERIRHKYRLKNTTGLSLNALVDFTCPIDILTHLMVGSEGTLGFVSAVTYNTVPEYPDKATALLVFRDAESCCRAASVLRSQPVAAVELLDRRSLRSVQDKPGLPDRIHDLSEDACALLVETRAASSESLDEQLARIRASLAEFPLEQQVDFTRDAKVSDQLWAIRKGTFPAVGAVRPNGTTVIIEDVTFPIDQLSEGVTRLQELFVKHGYDDAIIFGHALEGNLHFVFPQGFDDPAEVARYEAFMQDVAQLVAGEFGGSLKAEHGTGRNMAPFVELEWGHDAWQLMWQIKRLLDPENLLNPDVVLSEDPQIHLKNLKPLPEADPLVDKCIECGFCEPVCPSEGLTLSPRQRIVIWRDIQARRRAGEDTAELEKAYQYHGLDTCAATGLCAQRCPVGINTGDLVRKLRSEKAGGQSVANQLAKHFAGALKATRFVLASASMAERLMGAPMLTRLSAGVRKVSGGKVAQWDPTLPQPVRFVSPAAQEDPAEGRPRVVYLAACVSRTMGPARSDKAQEPLISVTRRLLEKGGYQVVYPEALDSLCCGQPFASRGYPDQAASKKDELISALLRASRNGVDPIYCDTSPCTLQIREAAEEAGLTLFDPVRFIRDHLYERLDFEPEQTPLAVHVTCSTQHLGESQGLIDIARRCSTNVVIPEGIHCCGFAGDKGFNVPELNAHSLKTLAEQTAGCEEGISTSRTCEIGLSRHSGIDYHGLVYLVDRVTRPKANA, encoded by the coding sequence ATGAGCTTTTCCGCAGCGACATTGGCCGATATCCGGCAACGGATTCCGGAAAACCGGGTGTTCAACGATCCGGTGTCCACCCTGGCGTTCGGAACCGACGCCAGTTTCTACCGGCTGATCCCCAAGGTGGTGGTGCGGGTTCAGGAAGAGGCCGAGGTGGTCGATCTTCTGGCGATTGCCCGCAACCACAAGGTACCAGTGACTTTCCGGGCCGCCGGTACCAGCCTTTCCGGGCAGGCCATCAGCGACTCCATCCTGATTGTCCTTGGCGACCAGTGGAACGGCCACGACATCCGCGCTGAAGGCCGCCAGATTCGCCTCCAGCCGGGTGTGATCGGCGCCCAGGCCAACGCCTGGTTGGCACCCAAGGGCTTCAAGATTGGACCGGATCCGGCGTCCATCAACGCCTGCAAGATTGGCGGCATTGTTGCCAACAACGCCAGCGGGATGTGCTGTGGTACCGCCCAGAACAGCTACCACACCCTGGCCGGTATGCGGCTGGTGCTGGCCGACGGAACCGTGCTGGATACCGAGGATCCGACGAGCGTTTCGGCGTTCCGCGAGAGCCACGGAGACCTGTTAGCAGCTCTGAAAAAGTTGGCCATCAATACCCGTGAAAATCCCGAGCTGGCAGAGCGGATTCGCCACAAATACCGCCTCAAGAACACCACTGGCCTGTCCCTGAACGCCCTGGTGGATTTTACCTGTCCGATCGACATCCTGACCCACCTGATGGTGGGCTCCGAGGGCACGCTGGGTTTCGTGAGCGCGGTCACCTACAACACCGTTCCCGAGTACCCGGACAAGGCCACGGCCCTGTTGGTATTCCGGGATGCGGAGAGCTGCTGTCGGGCCGCGTCGGTGCTGCGTTCACAACCGGTAGCGGCCGTAGAGTTGCTGGATCGCCGCAGCCTTCGCTCGGTGCAGGACAAGCCCGGCCTGCCTGACCGGATTCATGATCTGTCGGAGGATGCCTGCGCGTTGCTGGTGGAGACCCGGGCGGCCTCCTCGGAGAGTCTGGATGAACAGCTGGCCCGGATCAGGGCGTCCCTGGCCGAATTCCCGCTTGAGCAGCAGGTGGACTTCACCCGAGACGCGAAAGTGTCCGATCAGCTCTGGGCCATTCGGAAGGGCACGTTCCCGGCCGTGGGCGCGGTGCGACCGAACGGTACCACCGTGATCATCGAGGATGTGACCTTCCCGATCGATCAGCTATCCGAGGGTGTTACCCGTCTCCAGGAACTGTTTGTGAAGCATGGCTATGACGACGCGATCATCTTTGGCCACGCCCTGGAGGGCAACCTGCACTTCGTGTTCCCCCAGGGCTTTGACGACCCTGCGGAAGTCGCCCGCTACGAGGCCTTCATGCAGGATGTGGCCCAGCTGGTGGCTGGGGAATTCGGTGGTTCCCTGAAGGCGGAACATGGTACCGGCCGCAACATGGCACCGTTTGTGGAGCTGGAGTGGGGGCACGACGCCTGGCAGCTGATGTGGCAGATCAAGCGGCTGCTGGACCCGGAGAATCTGCTCAATCCGGATGTGGTGCTCTCTGAGGACCCGCAGATTCATCTCAAGAATCTGAAGCCCTTGCCCGAGGCCGATCCTCTAGTTGATAAATGCATTGAATGCGGTTTCTGTGAGCCGGTGTGTCCCTCGGAAGGGCTGACCCTTTCGCCTCGCCAGCGCATTGTGATCTGGCGGGACATCCAGGCCCGCCGCCGTGCCGGTGAAGATACGGCCGAACTGGAGAAGGCCTACCAGTATCACGGCCTGGATACCTGCGCCGCGACCGGTCTGTGTGCCCAGCGCTGTCCGGTGGGTATCAATACCGGTGATCTGGTGCGTAAGCTGCGTAGCGAGAAAGCCGGCGGCCAGTCCGTGGCCAATCAGCTGGCGAAGCATTTTGCCGGCGCACTGAAAGCCACCCGTTTTGTCCTTGCCAGCGCCTCCATGGCCGAACGGCTGATGGGCGCGCCAATGCTGACCCGTCTCAGTGCGGGCGTCCGAAAGGTGTCCGGAGGCAAGGTCGCCCAATGGGATCCGACTCTGCCCCAACCGGTGCGGTTTGTGTCACCAGCAGCACAGGAGGATCCGGCCGAAGGTCGGCCCCGGGTGGTGTATCTGGCCGCCTGTGTGTCCCGGACCATGGGCCCGGCCCGTAGCGATAAGGCGCAGGAGCCGTTGATCAGCGTGACCCGGAGGCTGCTGGAGAAAGGTGGTTACCAGGTGGTGTATCCGGAGGCGCTGGACAGTCTGTGCTGCGGCCAGCCATTTGCCTCCAGGGGCTATCCGGACCAGGCGGCATCCAAAAAAGATGAACTGATTTCGGCGCTGTTGCGGGCCAGCCGCAATGGTGTGGATCCGATCTATTGCGACACCAGCCCCTGCACCCTGCAGATCCGTGAAGCTGCCGAAGAGGCCGGGCTCACACTGTTCGACCCGGTCCGGTTTATTCGTGATCATCTTTACGAGCGCCTGGATTTCGAGCCGGAGCAGACCCCGCTGGCCGTGCACGTCACCTGCAGTACCCAGCACCTTGGGGAATCACAGGGTCTTATCGATATCGCTCGTCGCTGCAGTACCAATGTGGTGATCCCCGAGGGCATCCACTGCTGCGGCTTTGCCGGGGATAAAGGCTTCAACGTGCCCGAGTTAAATGCCCATTCCCTGAAAACCCTGGCTGAACAGACGGCCGGCTGCGAGGAAGGTATCTCCACCAGCCGTACCTGCGAGATCGGGCTCAGCCGGCACAGCGGTATCGACTACCATGGCCTGGTGTATCTGGTGGATCGAGTCACCAGGCCGAAAGCCAACGCCTAG
- the nfsA gene encoding oxygen-insensitive NADPH nitroreductase, translated as MNPTIELLKSHRSIRKFTGEKIPPDLLRELIRAGQCAATSNHVQAYSIIHVINPDNRRKIAELAGGQSYIADCSDFLVFCADMRRSTDAAGRAGADVVRGMTEQLLVATIDTSLMAQNVAISAESEGLGLCYIGGIRNNPAQISEILRLPEHVYPVFGMCLGYPDQNPEVKPRLPVEAILREDYYSDARDEELVAGFDRTMNEYYRERTGGNKDTTWSEQLKPLFTSKLRPHMRDFLRKCGFEMK; from the coding sequence ATGAATCCAACCATAGAACTGCTCAAATCCCACCGCTCCATCCGCAAATTCACCGGTGAAAAGATCCCGCCTGACCTGCTCAGGGAACTGATTCGGGCCGGCCAGTGCGCCGCCACCTCGAATCATGTGCAGGCCTATTCGATCATTCACGTGATCAACCCCGACAACCGCCGGAAAATCGCGGAACTTGCCGGGGGCCAGAGCTACATTGCTGACTGCTCGGACTTTCTGGTGTTCTGTGCCGATATGCGGCGCTCAACCGATGCCGCAGGACGGGCCGGGGCTGACGTGGTGCGAGGGATGACGGAACAGTTACTGGTTGCCACCATCGACACCAGTCTGATGGCGCAGAACGTGGCGATTTCCGCGGAATCCGAAGGGCTTGGGCTGTGCTACATCGGTGGCATCCGCAACAACCCGGCCCAAATCAGCGAGATTCTCAGGCTTCCGGAACACGTTTATCCGGTGTTCGGCATGTGTCTGGGCTACCCGGATCAGAACCCGGAGGTGAAACCCCGGCTGCCGGTGGAGGCCATCCTGAGGGAAGACTACTACTCCGATGCCCGTGACGAAGAACTGGTGGCCGGCTTTGATCGCACCATGAACGAGTACTACCGGGAAAGGACCGGAGGCAACAAGGACACCACCTGGTCCGAGCAACTAAAGCCGCTGTTCACCTCGAAACTGCGGCCACACATGCGCGATTTCCTGCGCAAATGCGGCTTCGAGATGAAATAG
- a CDS encoding GGDEF domain-containing protein, whose protein sequence is MDLNLHLPTLLVTSVMINLLIGGMLWAIYHLRHRERCFLLWALACLTFVLGTAFAVANELPGAPGGLIFVAHLFLGASPLLVLAGIHALMGLPIAGKRRSSRLIHGALLLYLSGLAVSAGWDPVVARFLTALFSALIFSLAIYRLGSIGHRPRLPLRILQTLFGIHGTLMMTQVLVIAVSMSGSVQLDLQGLLKLILMNHLLLVSATAMALPLLAFTRSEQALVVLAERDGLTQLYNRRAFYREGELAFEKARRAGDLVTVLMIDLDHFKQINDRWGHATGDEVLKVVASLMRAELRDDDIVGRVGGEEFAAVLRNNNREAIEAITGRLLQRIVETGREVHGVPVHLSASIGGATLTRDHGSFKDVMASADKALYRAKHNGRNRAEFVPTSAAAKL, encoded by the coding sequence ATGGACCTGAACCTGCATCTGCCAACACTGCTGGTCACTTCGGTCATGATCAACCTCCTGATCGGCGGCATGCTCTGGGCGATCTATCACCTCCGCCATAGGGAGCGCTGTTTTCTGCTCTGGGCCCTAGCCTGCCTGACCTTTGTGTTGGGTACCGCATTCGCAGTAGCCAATGAGTTGCCCGGCGCTCCAGGGGGGCTGATATTCGTCGCCCACCTGTTTCTTGGTGCTTCACCGCTGTTGGTCCTTGCTGGTATCCACGCACTGATGGGGTTGCCAATAGCGGGCAAGAGACGGTCATCCCGTCTTATCCATGGCGCCTTGCTACTCTATCTGTCCGGCCTGGCTGTCAGCGCGGGTTGGGATCCGGTGGTGGCCAGATTCCTGACTGCGCTGTTCTCGGCATTGATCTTCAGCCTGGCGATCTACCGGCTGGGCTCAATTGGGCACAGGCCCAGACTGCCCCTTCGCATTCTGCAAACACTGTTCGGCATCCACGGGACGCTGATGATGACCCAGGTACTGGTAATCGCAGTCTCCATGAGCGGAAGCGTACAGCTGGATCTTCAGGGGCTGTTGAAACTCATTCTGATGAATCACCTGCTGCTGGTGAGTGCCACGGCCATGGCGCTTCCGTTATTGGCGTTCACCCGTTCCGAACAGGCTTTGGTGGTGCTGGCGGAGCGGGATGGGCTTACCCAGCTGTACAATCGCCGGGCGTTCTACCGGGAAGGCGAGCTGGCATTTGAAAAAGCCCGGCGGGCCGGGGACCTTGTCACCGTGCTCATGATCGATCTGGATCACTTCAAGCAGATCAACGATCGCTGGGGGCATGCCACCGGCGATGAGGTATTGAAGGTCGTTGCCAGTCTGATGAGAGCCGAACTCAGGGATGACGACATCGTTGGCCGCGTTGGTGGTGAAGAGTTTGCAGCCGTGCTTCGCAACAATAATCGCGAAGCGATCGAGGCGATAACCGGGCGCCTGTTGCAAAGAATCGTTGAGACTGGCCGGGAGGTCCATGGTGTTCCGGTGCATCTTTCGGCCAGCATCGGTGGTGCGACTCTTACCCGGGACCATGGCTCTTTTAAAGACGTTATGGCGTCGGCAGACAAGGCGCTTTACCGGGCCAAGCACAATGGCCGCAACCGGGCCGAATTTGTTCCGACGTCAGCGGCCGCGAAACTCTGA
- a CDS encoding enoyl-CoA hydratase/isomerase family protein — protein sequence MADSLVTTAFDAGTGVARLTFNRPEALNAINIPLAEALLAAVRDIHGLSGVRCIVLTGAGRAFMAGGDVSSMAGTSEQAGAAIGAILDAVNPAVLLLRGMDAPVIAAVRGVAAGAGLSLTLMADLVIADEEAKFLVAYNGIGAVPDCGGSWALAHKLGAGRAAELMLLGRTLGADEARDWGIVNEVVPDSEFDNRLNRMIEKVAQGPTRAYGAFRKLIDQANGGRLADHLEAERAAFLEMTRTEDFAEGVSAFLAKRPSEFRGR from the coding sequence ATGGCAGATTCACTGGTAACCACCGCATTTGATGCCGGAACAGGGGTCGCCAGATTGACCTTCAATCGTCCGGAGGCCCTCAACGCCATTAATATACCTCTGGCAGAGGCCCTCCTCGCAGCGGTGAGGGACATCCATGGTCTTTCCGGTGTTCGTTGCATCGTTCTGACAGGCGCGGGGCGAGCCTTTATGGCAGGCGGTGATGTATCCAGTATGGCGGGCACGTCGGAGCAGGCTGGCGCAGCCATCGGCGCCATCCTGGACGCGGTCAACCCCGCCGTCCTGCTTCTGCGCGGCATGGATGCGCCTGTGATTGCCGCAGTCAGGGGCGTGGCGGCCGGCGCAGGACTGAGTCTCACCCTGATGGCCGATCTGGTGATCGCCGATGAAGAGGCAAAATTCCTGGTGGCCTACAACGGCATTGGCGCGGTTCCGGACTGTGGCGGCAGCTGGGCCCTGGCCCACAAACTCGGCGCCGGCCGGGCGGCCGAACTGATGCTGCTGGGGCGCACACTGGGCGCTGATGAAGCCCGGGACTGGGGCATAGTCAACGAAGTTGTCCCCGACAGCGAATTCGACAACCGGCTGAACCGGATGATCGAGAAAGTCGCCCAGGGACCAACCCGAGCCTATGGTGCCTTTCGTAAACTGATCGATCAGGCCAACGGCGGCCGGCTGGCCGACCATCTGGAAGCGGAACGTGCTGCATTCCTCGAAATGACCCGTACTGAAGACTTCGCGGAAGGCGTTTCGGCGTTTCTGGCCAAACGGCCGTCAGAGTTTCGCGGCCGCTGA
- a CDS encoding ABC transporter ATP-binding protein, which translates to MSILEISNLSLSFGGVKALQDVSFRVPENTVTTIIGPNGAGKTSLFNCISGFYKPQQGTIHYQGQPLPGSIKPPKRAAMGLARTFQNIALFRGMTVLDNIKLGAHVHMKSGLLSALAYFGPARREEMAVRKDVEERIIDFLEIDHIRRQPVASLSYGLQKRVELARALAMQPKVLMLDEPVAGMNREEKEDMARFILDIREEWGVTVLMVEHDMGMVMDISDHIAVLNFGQVITEGLPAEVQNNPEVIKAYLGNSDIESLRKKLNAEGEAA; encoded by the coding sequence TTGAGCATCCTTGAAATCAGTAACCTGTCTCTGTCGTTTGGTGGTGTGAAGGCGCTGCAGGACGTGAGTTTCCGGGTGCCTGAGAACACCGTAACCACCATTATCGGCCCCAACGGCGCTGGAAAGACGTCGCTGTTCAACTGCATCTCCGGGTTCTACAAACCCCAGCAGGGCACGATTCACTATCAGGGGCAGCCACTGCCGGGCAGCATCAAGCCACCGAAGCGAGCCGCAATGGGGCTGGCCCGAACCTTCCAGAACATTGCCCTGTTCCGGGGCATGACCGTGCTCGATAACATCAAGCTGGGCGCCCACGTGCATATGAAGAGCGGTCTGCTCAGTGCCCTGGCTTATTTCGGGCCGGCCCGACGCGAGGAAATGGCCGTTCGTAAAGACGTGGAAGAGCGGATCATCGATTTCCTGGAGATAGACCACATTCGCCGCCAGCCAGTGGCGAGCCTTTCCTACGGTCTTCAGAAGCGGGTTGAGCTGGCCCGGGCGCTGGCCATGCAGCCGAAAGTGCTGATGCTGGACGAGCCGGTGGCGGGCATGAACCGGGAAGAAAAGGAAGACATGGCCCGCTTTATTCTCGACATCCGGGAAGAGTGGGGTGTCACCGTGCTGATGGTGGAACACGACATGGGTATGGTGATGGATATTTCCGACCACATTGCGGTACTCAACTTTGGCCAGGTCATCACCGAGGGCCTGCCCGCGGAGGTTCAGAATAACCCGGAGGTGATCAAGGCCTACCTGGGCAACAGCGATATCGAGAGCCTTCGCAAGAAGCTCAACGCCGAGGGGGAGGCCGCCTGA
- a CDS encoding branched-chain amino acid ABC transporter permease, translated as MDWLFFGEISLAGLAMGGLYALIALGFVIIYKATRVINFAIGEIMMFAAYLFLAFAGGMELSPWIALPMAVIGGSILGGVIEKTMIRPMLGESPISVVMVTIGIASILVGLVEFIWTADPQLLPNFLPREPVFIGELYLAPKIAYGFLIGSALLIIYLLYFRFSRGGVALRATASDQAAAYSMGINVRRVFNMAWVFGSLAASLAGVLVAATGGLSPQFGIIGLSVLVVVIVGGLDSILGALVAGVFIGWLETVAGAYLGGEYRMPATFLVLAIILVIRPYGLFGTHEIERV; from the coding sequence ATGGATTGGTTGTTCTTCGGCGAAATCAGCCTGGCGGGCCTGGCCATGGGCGGCCTTTATGCCCTGATCGCTCTGGGTTTCGTGATCATCTATAAAGCCACGAGGGTCATCAATTTCGCCATCGGCGAAATCATGATGTTCGCGGCCTACCTGTTTCTGGCATTCGCCGGCGGCATGGAGCTGTCGCCCTGGATTGCCCTGCCGATGGCGGTTATCGGCGGCAGTATTCTCGGGGGTGTGATAGAGAAAACCATGATCCGGCCGATGCTGGGGGAATCGCCGATTTCCGTGGTGATGGTCACCATCGGTATCGCCAGCATCCTGGTGGGCCTGGTGGAGTTTATCTGGACTGCTGATCCGCAACTGCTGCCCAACTTCCTGCCTCGGGAGCCGGTGTTTATCGGGGAACTGTATCTGGCTCCCAAGATCGCTTACGGCTTTCTCATTGGTTCCGCCCTGCTGATCATTTACCTGCTGTATTTCCGGTTCTCCCGGGGTGGCGTGGCCCTGAGAGCCACCGCCTCGGATCAGGCGGCTGCCTATTCCATGGGCATCAACGTGCGCCGGGTCTTCAACATGGCCTGGGTGTTCGGCTCACTGGCCGCATCACTGGCCGGTGTGCTTGTGGCGGCCACCGGTGGGCTGAGCCCGCAATTCGGGATCATAGGCCTGAGTGTGCTGGTGGTGGTGATTGTTGGCGGTCTGGACAGCATTCTCGGCGCCCTGGTGGCCGGCGTGTTTATCGGCTGGCTGGAAACCGTGGCGGGCGCCTATCTGGGCGGCGAGTACCGGATGCCGGCAACCTTCCTGGTGCTGGCAATTATCCTGGTGATCCGCCCCTACGGCCTGTTCGGCACCCACGAAATAGAGCGAGTGTAA
- a CDS encoding branched-chain amino acid ABC transporter permease codes for MRIGDAKQSYEADEAIWTSQTQKLWLGLFLLILLVFPFVVNSYLLYLGCLVGIAVISTTGLNILTGFTGLISLGQAGFMGVGAYTVAWLSLNTALPFPVTLLMAGLMAAAVGILVGLPSLRVKGLYLAIATLAASVFLHFIFAEWESVTGGMGGLSLEPAHLFGLTFQSDFRMYFIIVPLAVLMVLAARNVFRTRIGRAFIAIRDRDISAEILGINLLRYKLMSFALSSFYAGIAGGLFAYFYRVVTPESFPLSMSIFYLAAVIVGGMGNLLGGILGAAFMTLVPEALKLLTAALTPFYPNAPVFMSPMLEIIFGALIVGFLIFEPHGLAEIWHRIRRFFRLWPFRN; via the coding sequence ATGCGCATCGGTGACGCGAAGCAGAGTTACGAGGCCGATGAGGCAATCTGGACCAGCCAGACCCAGAAGCTGTGGCTGGGGCTGTTCCTGCTGATTCTGCTGGTTTTCCCGTTTGTGGTGAATTCCTACCTGCTTTACCTGGGGTGCCTCGTGGGGATTGCCGTGATCAGCACCACCGGCCTGAACATCCTGACCGGTTTTACCGGCCTGATTTCCCTCGGGCAGGCCGGCTTCATGGGCGTGGGCGCCTATACCGTGGCCTGGTTATCCCTCAATACCGCCCTGCCGTTTCCGGTTACGCTTCTGATGGCCGGGCTGATGGCCGCCGCCGTGGGCATTCTGGTGGGTCTGCCCTCGCTTCGGGTCAAGGGCCTGTACCTGGCCATCGCCACCCTGGCGGCGAGCGTGTTCCTGCATTTCATTTTCGCCGAGTGGGAATCGGTGACCGGCGGGATGGGTGGTTTGAGTCTGGAGCCAGCCCACCTGTTCGGACTGACCTTCCAGAGCGATTTCAGAATGTATTTCATCATTGTGCCGCTGGCGGTGCTGATGGTGCTGGCTGCCCGCAATGTTTTCAGGACCCGGATTGGCCGGGCGTTTATCGCCATTCGTGACCGGGATATTTCCGCCGAGATTCTCGGGATCAACCTCTTGCGTTACAAGCTGATGTCGTTTGCCCTCAGCTCGTTCTATGCCGGGATCGCCGGTGGCCTGTTCGCCTATTTCTATCGGGTGGTGACGCCGGAAAGCTTCCCGCTTTCCATGTCGATTTTCTATCTGGCGGCGGTGATCGTCGGGGGCATGGGCAACCTGCTGGGGGGCATTCTCGGCGCCGCCTTCATGACTTTGGTGCCGGAAGCCCTGAAACTGCTGACCGCTGCGCTGACGCCTTTTTATCCCAACGCCCCGGTGTTCATGTCGCCGATGCTGGAAATTATCTTCGGTGCCCTGATCGTGGGCTTTCTGATCTTTGAACCCCATGGCCTGGCGGAGATCTGGCACCGCATCCGCCGGTTTTTCCGGCTGTGGCCATTCAGGAATTAA